Proteins from a single region of Spodoptera frugiperda isolate SF20-4 chromosome 8, AGI-APGP_CSIRO_Sfru_2.0, whole genome shotgun sequence:
- the LOC118275382 gene encoding dentin sialophosphoprotein isoform X3, giving the protein MDYSHYDKHGNVKREDPSTSQPRPGRPKSRWDEDVYGPWVPVEPTRPNEVVQVAPQSSDTNYNEQYYYQDYYSPYYNLVPNNNATDSVGYYSSNPYNTFNQNYDTAASMSEYLYENQLPVNHGGYHSMDQPGSSAQSHQGSYCYTQRESYDKRKNKERNRATITERRKKNHATDSRGRTTRRKNGEREKDKPSRKTVVKKEIKSEPTTNTLQEEILNTKRKQLLKQINRSSRKERRKKTRSASEKNRQKKIKTFNRQCRSFTRKVLISKDKKYRSLSPASYQRYLDFQRFLINHYTSVSKYRVKRKKCIQRKNKKLINIQKKKDKQIESLNQQSSNEKIHETEESSDESSDEENTQGEDKNVPTEQVTESKSSRKRPRSKSPKDSEKAKDENDNQENTKNENSKTPSKRFVKVKLNINIENPSCASDCSESCATMENLSFVEEIDVDKIIKLLNMDPNQETVSTEDTRGNARNEETLSQNNLTKDDLPNDNTSDDNEHHQANQTNKSVPSSDHEIIDLTVGEPAKDSSQNKAVNKQNQKPNKVAPKKNPKESGETMASKAKPNNPNQKDGTNSQQSKKETVKDNDSSKNNSSRNDSTKYDSSRKDSTKNNSSRNDSTKYDSSRKDSTKNDSSRKDSTRNDSRKKYSTRNDSSRRDSTRNDSSRRGSTRNDSSRRDSTRNDSSRRGSTRNDSSRRDSTRNDSSRKDSTKNDSSRKDSTKNDSSRKDSTKNDSSRKDSTRNDSSRKDSTRNDSSRKDSTKNDSSRKDPTKNDKSSRKDNSKEDESRTNTSNSDRDKTRRSEKRRSSDDGHNNSNTKRTRDSKHNDKSKSSDGKTRSK; this is encoded by the exons ATGGATTATTCACATTATGATAAACATGGGAATGTTAAGAGAGAGGATCCGAGTACGAGCCAGCCTCGTCCTGGGCGACCGAAGTCCCGATGGGATGAAGACGTGTATGGGCCCTGGGTACCTGTAGAACCTACGCGACCTAACGAAGTTGTGCAGGTCGCGCCGCAATCCTCAGACACAAACTACAATGAACAATATTACTACCAAGATTACTACTCCCCATACTACAATTTAGTGCCTAACAACAATGCTACGGACTCCGTAGgctat TACTCATCAAATCCGTACAACACATTTAACCAAAATTACGATACAGCTGCTTCTATGAGTGAGTATCTGTACGAGAATCAACTACCAGTTAATCATGGAGGATATCACTCTATGGACCAACCTGGCTCGAGTGCACAATCACATCAAGGCAGTTACTGTTACACTCAACGGGAAAGTTATGACAAACGGAAGAATAAAGAAAGGAATAGAGCGACAATTACAGAACGTAGAAAGAAAAACCATGCAACTGACAGTCGTGGCAGGACAACAAGGAGAAAAAATGGCGAACGTGAAAAGGATAAACCCTCTAGAAAAACGGTAGTGAAGAAAGAAATCAAATCAGAACCCACAACAAACACATTACAAGAAGAAATATTAAACACTAAGCGCAAACAGTTAttaaaacagataaacagatcttcaagaaaagaacgaAGGAAAAAGACGAGGTCTGCTTCTGAAAAGAATCgccaaaagaaaataaaaacctttaatCGCCAATGCAGAAGTTTCACAAGAAAAGTTTTGATCtcgaaagataaaaaatatcggTCATTAAGTCCGGCTTCCTATCAACGGTATCTGGATTTTCAACGCTTTTTGATCAATCACTATACAAGTGTATCAAAATATAGagtcaaaagaaaaaaatgtattcaaagaaagaataaaaagctaataaatatacaaaagaaGAAAGACAAACAAATTGAATCATTAAATCAACAATCTTCTAATGAAAAGATACACGAAACTGAGGAAAGTAGTGATGAATCGAGTGATGAAGAAAATACACAAGGAGAG GATAAGAATGTCCCAACTGAACAAGTTACTGAATCAAAGTCGTCAAGGAAAAGGCCCCGAAGCAAAAGTCCTAAAGACTCAGAAAAAGCCAAAGATGAGAATGATAATcaagaaaatactaaaaatgAAAACTCAAAGACACCAAGTAAACGATTCgtcaaagtaaaattaaatataaatattgaaaatccATCTTGTGCTTCTGATTGTAGTGAGTCTTGTGCAACTATGGAGAATTTAAGTTTTGTAGAAGAGATAGAcgttgataaaattattaaacttctAAATATGGATCCAAACCAAGAAACTGTGTCAACTGAAGACACTCGAGGAAATGCACGCAACGAGGAGACGCTCTcgcaaaataatttaacaaaagatGATCTCCCTAACGATAATACTAGCGATGACAATGAACATCATCAGGcgaatcaaacaaataaatcagtTCCTAGTAGCGATCACGAAATAATAGATCTAACAGTAGGGGAACCCGCAAAGGATAGTTCACAAAATAAGgcagtaaataaacaaaatcaaaaaccaaataaagtaGCACCAAAAAAGAATCCAAAAGAATCTGGTGAAACAATGGCAAGTAAAGCTAAACCAAACAATCCAAACCAAAAAGACGGAACAAACTCACAACAATCAAAGAAAGAAACAGTTAAAGACAACGATTCATCGAAAAACAATAGTAGCAGAAACGATTCAACTAAATATGATAGTAGCAGAAAAGATTCAACGAAAAACAATAGTAGCAGAAACGATTCAACTAAATATGATAGTAGCAGAAAAGATTCAACGAAAAATGATAGTAGCAGAAAAGATTCAACAAGAAATGatagtagaaaaaaatattcaacgagAAATGATAGTAGCAGAAGGGATTCAACGAGAAATGATAGTAGCAGAAGGGGTTCAACGAGAAATGATAGTAGCAGAAGGGATTCAACGAGAAATGATAGTAGCAGAAGGGGTTCAACGAGAAATGATAGTAGCAGAAGGGATTCAACGAGAAATGATAGTAGCAGAAAAGATTCAACGAAAAATGATAGTAGCAGAAAAGATTCAACTAAAAATGATAGTAGCAGAAAAGATTCAACTAAAAATGATAGTAGCAGAAAAGATTCAACGAGAAATGATAGTAGCAGAAAAGATTCAACGAGAAATGATAGTAGCAGAAAAGATTCAACTAAAAATGATAGTAGCAGAAAAGATCCAACTAAAAATGATAAGTCATCGAGAAAGGACAATAGCAAGGAAGACGAAAGTAGAACCAACACCTCAAATAGTGATAGGGATAAAACACGACGGAGTGAAAAACGGAGGAGCTCTGATGATGGccataataatagtaatacgAAACGGACAAGAGATTCCAAGCACAATGATAAAAGTAAAAGCAGCGATGGTAAAACCCGCAGTAAATA A
- the LOC118275382 gene encoding putative uncharacterized protein DDB_G0282133 isoform X5, whose protein sequence is MDYSHYDKHGNVKREDPSTSQPRPGRPKSRWDEDVYGPWVPVEPTRPNEVVQVAPQSSDTNYNEQYYYQDYYSPYYNLVPNNNATDSVGYYSSNPYNTFNQNYDTAASMSEYLYENQLPVNHGGYHSMDQPGSSAQSHQGSYCYTQRESYDKRKNKERNRATITERRKKNHATDSRGRTTRRKNGEREKDKPSRKTVVKKEIKSEPTTNTLQEEILNTKRKQLLKQINRSSRKERRKKTRSASEKNRQKKIKTFNRQCRSFTRKVLISKDKKYRSLSPASYQRYLDFQRFLINHYTSVSKYRVKRKKCIQRKNKKLINIQKKKDKQIESLNQQSSNEKIHETEESSDESSDEENTQGEQDKNVPTEQVTESKSSRKRPRSKSPKDSEKAKDENDNQENTKNENSKTPSKRFVKVKLNINIENPSCASDCSESCATMENLSFVEEIDVDKIIKLLNMDPNQETVSTEDTRGNARNEETLSQNNLTKDDLPNDNTSDDNEHHQANQTNKSVPSSDHEIIDLTVGEPAKDSSQNKAVNKQNQKPNKVAPKKNPKESGETMASKAKPNNPNQKDGTNSQQSKKETVKDNDSSKNNSSRNDSTKYDSSRKDSTKNNSSRNDSTKYDSSRKDSTKNDSSRKDSTRNDSRKKYSTRNDSSRRDSTRNDSSRRGSTRNDSSRRDSTRNDSSRRDSTRNDSSRKDSTKNDSSRKDPTKNDKSSRKDNSKEDESRTNTSNSDRDKTRRSEKRRSSDDGHNNSNTKRTRDSKHNDKSKSSDGKTRSK, encoded by the exons ATGGATTATTCACATTATGATAAACATGGGAATGTTAAGAGAGAGGATCCGAGTACGAGCCAGCCTCGTCCTGGGCGACCGAAGTCCCGATGGGATGAAGACGTGTATGGGCCCTGGGTACCTGTAGAACCTACGCGACCTAACGAAGTTGTGCAGGTCGCGCCGCAATCCTCAGACACAAACTACAATGAACAATATTACTACCAAGATTACTACTCCCCATACTACAATTTAGTGCCTAACAACAATGCTACGGACTCCGTAGgctat TACTCATCAAATCCGTACAACACATTTAACCAAAATTACGATACAGCTGCTTCTATGAGTGAGTATCTGTACGAGAATCAACTACCAGTTAATCATGGAGGATATCACTCTATGGACCAACCTGGCTCGAGTGCACAATCACATCAAGGCAGTTACTGTTACACTCAACGGGAAAGTTATGACAAACGGAAGAATAAAGAAAGGAATAGAGCGACAATTACAGAACGTAGAAAGAAAAACCATGCAACTGACAGTCGTGGCAGGACAACAAGGAGAAAAAATGGCGAACGTGAAAAGGATAAACCCTCTAGAAAAACGGTAGTGAAGAAAGAAATCAAATCAGAACCCACAACAAACACATTACAAGAAGAAATATTAAACACTAAGCGCAAACAGTTAttaaaacagataaacagatcttcaagaaaagaacgaAGGAAAAAGACGAGGTCTGCTTCTGAAAAGAATCgccaaaagaaaataaaaacctttaatCGCCAATGCAGAAGTTTCACAAGAAAAGTTTTGATCtcgaaagataaaaaatatcggTCATTAAGTCCGGCTTCCTATCAACGGTATCTGGATTTTCAACGCTTTTTGATCAATCACTATACAAGTGTATCAAAATATAGagtcaaaagaaaaaaatgtattcaaagaaagaataaaaagctaataaatatacaaaagaaGAAAGACAAACAAATTGAATCATTAAATCAACAATCTTCTAATGAAAAGATACACGAAACTGAGGAAAGTAGTGATGAATCGAGTGATGAAGAAAATACACAAGGAGAG CAGGATAAGAATGTCCCAACTGAACAAGTTACTGAATCAAAGTCGTCAAGGAAAAGGCCCCGAAGCAAAAGTCCTAAAGACTCAGAAAAAGCCAAAGATGAGAATGATAATcaagaaaatactaaaaatgAAAACTCAAAGACACCAAGTAAACGATTCgtcaaagtaaaattaaatataaatattgaaaatccATCTTGTGCTTCTGATTGTAGTGAGTCTTGTGCAACTATGGAGAATTTAAGTTTTGTAGAAGAGATAGAcgttgataaaattattaaacttctAAATATGGATCCAAACCAAGAAACTGTGTCAACTGAAGACACTCGAGGAAATGCACGCAACGAGGAGACGCTCTcgcaaaataatttaacaaaagatGATCTCCCTAACGATAATACTAGCGATGACAATGAACATCATCAGGcgaatcaaacaaataaatcagtTCCTAGTAGCGATCACGAAATAATAGATCTAACAGTAGGGGAACCCGCAAAGGATAGTTCACAAAATAAGgcagtaaataaacaaaatcaaaaaccaaataaagtaGCACCAAAAAAGAATCCAAAAGAATCTGGTGAAACAATGGCAAGTAAAGCTAAACCAAACAATCCAAACCAAAAAGACGGAACAAACTCACAACAATCAAAGAAAGAAACAGTTAAAGACAACGATTCATCGAAAAACAATAGTAGCAGAAACGATTCAACTAAATATGATAGTAGCAGAAAAGATTCAACGAAAAACAATAGTAGCAGAAACGATTCAACTAAATATGATAGTAGCAGAAAAGATTCAACGAAAAATGATAGTAGCAGAAAAGATTCAACAAGAAATGatagtagaaaaaaatattcaacgagAAATGATAGTAGCAGAAGGGATTCAACGAGAAATGATAGTAGCAGAAGGGGTTCAACGAGAAATGATAGTAGCAGAAGGGATTCAACGAGAAATGATAGTAGCAGAAGGG ATTCAACGAGAAATGATAGTAGCAGAAAAGATTCAACTAAAAATGATAGTAGCAGAAAAGATCCAACTAAAAATGATAAGTCATCGAGAAAGGACAATAGCAAGGAAGACGAAAGTAGAACCAACACCTCAAATAGTGATAGGGATAAAACACGACGGAGTGAAAAACGGAGGAGCTCTGATGATGGccataataatagtaatacgAAACGGACAAGAGATTCCAAGCACAATGATAAAAGTAAAAGCAGCGATGGTAAAACCCGCAGTAAATA A
- the LOC118275382 gene encoding dentin sialophosphoprotein isoform X7, with the protein MDYSHYDKHGNVKREDPSTSQPRPGRPKSRWDEDVYGPWVPVEPTRPNEVVQVAPQSSDTNYNEQYYYQDYYSPYYNLVPNNNATDSVGYYSSNPYNTFNQNYDTAASMSEYLYENQLPVNHGGYHSMDQPGSSAQSHQGSYCYTQRESYDKRKNKERNRATITERRKKNHATDSRGRTTRRKNGEREKDKPSRKTVVKKEIKSEPTTNTLQEEILNTKRKQLLKQINRSSRKERRKKTRSASEKNRQKKIKTFNRQCRSFTRKVLISKDKKYRSLSPASYQRYLDFQRFLINHYTSVSKYRVKRKKCIQRKNKKLINIQKKKDKQIESLNQQSSNEKIHETEESSDESSDEENTQGEQDKNVPTEQVTESKSSRKRPRSKSPKDSEKAKDENDNQENTKNENSKTPSKRFVKVKLNINIENPSCASDCSESCATMENLSFVEEIDVDKIIKLLNMDPNQETVSTEDTRGNARNEETLSQNNLTKDDLPNDNTSDDNEHHQANQTNKSVPSSDHEIIDLTVGEPAKDSSQNKAVNKQNQKPNKVAPKKNPKESGETMASKAKPNNPNQKDGTNSQQSKKETVKDNDSSKNNSSRNDSTKYDSSRKDSTKNNSSRNDSTKYDSSRKDSTKNDSSRKDSTRNDSRKKYSTRNDSSRRDSTRNDSSRRDSTRNDSSRKDSTKNDSSRKDPTKNDKSSRKDNSKEDESRTNTSNSDRDKTRRSEKRRSSDDGHNNSNTKRTRDSKHNDKSKSSDGKTRSK; encoded by the exons ATGGATTATTCACATTATGATAAACATGGGAATGTTAAGAGAGAGGATCCGAGTACGAGCCAGCCTCGTCCTGGGCGACCGAAGTCCCGATGGGATGAAGACGTGTATGGGCCCTGGGTACCTGTAGAACCTACGCGACCTAACGAAGTTGTGCAGGTCGCGCCGCAATCCTCAGACACAAACTACAATGAACAATATTACTACCAAGATTACTACTCCCCATACTACAATTTAGTGCCTAACAACAATGCTACGGACTCCGTAGgctat TACTCATCAAATCCGTACAACACATTTAACCAAAATTACGATACAGCTGCTTCTATGAGTGAGTATCTGTACGAGAATCAACTACCAGTTAATCATGGAGGATATCACTCTATGGACCAACCTGGCTCGAGTGCACAATCACATCAAGGCAGTTACTGTTACACTCAACGGGAAAGTTATGACAAACGGAAGAATAAAGAAAGGAATAGAGCGACAATTACAGAACGTAGAAAGAAAAACCATGCAACTGACAGTCGTGGCAGGACAACAAGGAGAAAAAATGGCGAACGTGAAAAGGATAAACCCTCTAGAAAAACGGTAGTGAAGAAAGAAATCAAATCAGAACCCACAACAAACACATTACAAGAAGAAATATTAAACACTAAGCGCAAACAGTTAttaaaacagataaacagatcttcaagaaaagaacgaAGGAAAAAGACGAGGTCTGCTTCTGAAAAGAATCgccaaaagaaaataaaaacctttaatCGCCAATGCAGAAGTTTCACAAGAAAAGTTTTGATCtcgaaagataaaaaatatcggTCATTAAGTCCGGCTTCCTATCAACGGTATCTGGATTTTCAACGCTTTTTGATCAATCACTATACAAGTGTATCAAAATATAGagtcaaaagaaaaaaatgtattcaaagaaagaataaaaagctaataaatatacaaaagaaGAAAGACAAACAAATTGAATCATTAAATCAACAATCTTCTAATGAAAAGATACACGAAACTGAGGAAAGTAGTGATGAATCGAGTGATGAAGAAAATACACAAGGAGAG CAGGATAAGAATGTCCCAACTGAACAAGTTACTGAATCAAAGTCGTCAAGGAAAAGGCCCCGAAGCAAAAGTCCTAAAGACTCAGAAAAAGCCAAAGATGAGAATGATAATcaagaaaatactaaaaatgAAAACTCAAAGACACCAAGTAAACGATTCgtcaaagtaaaattaaatataaatattgaaaatccATCTTGTGCTTCTGATTGTAGTGAGTCTTGTGCAACTATGGAGAATTTAAGTTTTGTAGAAGAGATAGAcgttgataaaattattaaacttctAAATATGGATCCAAACCAAGAAACTGTGTCAACTGAAGACACTCGAGGAAATGCACGCAACGAGGAGACGCTCTcgcaaaataatttaacaaaagatGATCTCCCTAACGATAATACTAGCGATGACAATGAACATCATCAGGcgaatcaaacaaataaatcagtTCCTAGTAGCGATCACGAAATAATAGATCTAACAGTAGGGGAACCCGCAAAGGATAGTTCACAAAATAAGgcagtaaataaacaaaatcaaaaaccaaataaagtaGCACCAAAAAAGAATCCAAAAGAATCTGGTGAAACAATGGCAAGTAAAGCTAAACCAAACAATCCAAACCAAAAAGACGGAACAAACTCACAACAATCAAAGAAAGAAACAGTTAAAGACAACGATTCATCGAAAAACAATAGTAGCAGAAACGATTCAACTAAATATGATAGTAGCAGAAAAGATTCAACGAAAAACAATAGTAGCAGAAACGATTCAACTAAATATGATAGTAGCAGAAAAGATTCAACGAAAAATGATAGTAGCAGAAAAGATTCAACAAGAAATGatagtagaaaaaaatattcaacgagAAATGATAGTAGCAGAAGGGATTCAACGAGAAATGATAGTAGCAGAAGGG ATTCAACGAGAAATGATAGTAGCAGAAAAGATTCAACTAAAAATGATAGTAGCAGAAAAGATCCAACTAAAAATGATAAGTCATCGAGAAAGGACAATAGCAAGGAAGACGAAAGTAGAACCAACACCTCAAATAGTGATAGGGATAAAACACGACGGAGTGAAAAACGGAGGAGCTCTGATGATGGccataataatagtaatacgAAACGGACAAGAGATTCCAAGCACAATGATAAAAGTAAAAGCAGCGATGGTAAAACCCGCAGTAAATA A
- the LOC118275382 gene encoding dentin sialophosphoprotein isoform X6: MDYSHYDKHGNVKREDPSTSQPRPGRPKSRWDEDVYGPWVPVEPTRPNEVVQVAPQSSDTNYNEQYYYQDYYSPYYNLVPNNNATDSVGYYSSNPYNTFNQNYDTAASMSEYLYENQLPVNHGGYHSMDQPGSSAQSHQGSYCYTQRESYDKRKNKERNRATITERRKKNHATDSRGRTTRRKNGEREKDKPSRKTVVKKEIKSEPTTNTLQEEILNTKRKQLLKQINRSSRKERRKKTRSASEKNRQKKIKTFNRQCRSFTRKVLISKDKKYRSLSPASYQRYLDFQRFLINHYTSVSKYRVKRKKCIQRKNKKLINIQKKKDKQIESLNQQSSNEKIHETEESSDESSDEENTQGEQDKNVPTEQVTESKSSRKRPRSKSPKDSEKAKDENDNQENTKNENSKTPSKRFVKVKLNINIENPSCASDCSESCATMENLSFVEEIDVDKIIKLLNMDPNQETVSTEDTRGNARNEETLSQNNLTKDDLPNDNTSDDNEHHQANQTNKSVPSSDHEIIDLTVGEPAKDSSQNKAVNKQNQKPNKVAPKKNPKESGETMASKAKPNNPNQKDGTNSQQSKKETVKDNDSSKNNSSRNDSTKYDSSRKDSTKNNSSRNDSTKYDSSRKDSTKNDSSRKDSTRNDSRKKYSTRNDSSRRDSTRNDSSRRDSTRNDSSRKDSTRNDSSRKDSTKNDSSRKDPTKNDKSSRKDNSKEDESRTNTSNSDRDKTRRSEKRRSSDDGHNNSNTKRTRDSKHNDKSKSSDGKTRSK; the protein is encoded by the exons ATGGATTATTCACATTATGATAAACATGGGAATGTTAAGAGAGAGGATCCGAGTACGAGCCAGCCTCGTCCTGGGCGACCGAAGTCCCGATGGGATGAAGACGTGTATGGGCCCTGGGTACCTGTAGAACCTACGCGACCTAACGAAGTTGTGCAGGTCGCGCCGCAATCCTCAGACACAAACTACAATGAACAATATTACTACCAAGATTACTACTCCCCATACTACAATTTAGTGCCTAACAACAATGCTACGGACTCCGTAGgctat TACTCATCAAATCCGTACAACACATTTAACCAAAATTACGATACAGCTGCTTCTATGAGTGAGTATCTGTACGAGAATCAACTACCAGTTAATCATGGAGGATATCACTCTATGGACCAACCTGGCTCGAGTGCACAATCACATCAAGGCAGTTACTGTTACACTCAACGGGAAAGTTATGACAAACGGAAGAATAAAGAAAGGAATAGAGCGACAATTACAGAACGTAGAAAGAAAAACCATGCAACTGACAGTCGTGGCAGGACAACAAGGAGAAAAAATGGCGAACGTGAAAAGGATAAACCCTCTAGAAAAACGGTAGTGAAGAAAGAAATCAAATCAGAACCCACAACAAACACATTACAAGAAGAAATATTAAACACTAAGCGCAAACAGTTAttaaaacagataaacagatcttcaagaaaagaacgaAGGAAAAAGACGAGGTCTGCTTCTGAAAAGAATCgccaaaagaaaataaaaacctttaatCGCCAATGCAGAAGTTTCACAAGAAAAGTTTTGATCtcgaaagataaaaaatatcggTCATTAAGTCCGGCTTCCTATCAACGGTATCTGGATTTTCAACGCTTTTTGATCAATCACTATACAAGTGTATCAAAATATAGagtcaaaagaaaaaaatgtattcaaagaaagaataaaaagctaataaatatacaaaagaaGAAAGACAAACAAATTGAATCATTAAATCAACAATCTTCTAATGAAAAGATACACGAAACTGAGGAAAGTAGTGATGAATCGAGTGATGAAGAAAATACACAAGGAGAG CAGGATAAGAATGTCCCAACTGAACAAGTTACTGAATCAAAGTCGTCAAGGAAAAGGCCCCGAAGCAAAAGTCCTAAAGACTCAGAAAAAGCCAAAGATGAGAATGATAATcaagaaaatactaaaaatgAAAACTCAAAGACACCAAGTAAACGATTCgtcaaagtaaaattaaatataaatattgaaaatccATCTTGTGCTTCTGATTGTAGTGAGTCTTGTGCAACTATGGAGAATTTAAGTTTTGTAGAAGAGATAGAcgttgataaaattattaaacttctAAATATGGATCCAAACCAAGAAACTGTGTCAACTGAAGACACTCGAGGAAATGCACGCAACGAGGAGACGCTCTcgcaaaataatttaacaaaagatGATCTCCCTAACGATAATACTAGCGATGACAATGAACATCATCAGGcgaatcaaacaaataaatcagtTCCTAGTAGCGATCACGAAATAATAGATCTAACAGTAGGGGAACCCGCAAAGGATAGTTCACAAAATAAGgcagtaaataaacaaaatcaaaaaccaaataaagtaGCACCAAAAAAGAATCCAAAAGAATCTGGTGAAACAATGGCAAGTAAAGCTAAACCAAACAATCCAAACCAAAAAGACGGAACAAACTCACAACAATCAAAGAAAGAAACAGTTAAAGACAACGATTCATCGAAAAACAATAGTAGCAGAAACGATTCAACTAAATATGATAGTAGCAGAAAAGATTCAACGAAAAACAATAGTAGCAGAAACGATTCAACTAAATATGATAGTAGCAGAAAAGATTCAACGAAAAATGATAGTAGCAGAAAAGATTCAACAAGAAATGatagtagaaaaaaatattcaacgagAAATGATAGTAGCAGAAGGGATTCAACGAGAAATGATAGTAGCAGAAGGG ATTCAACGAGAAATGATAGTAGCAGAAAAGATTCAACGAGAAATGATAGTAGCAGAAAAGATTCAACTAAAAATGATAGTAGCAGAAAAGATCCAACTAAAAATGATAAGTCATCGAGAAAGGACAATAGCAAGGAAGACGAAAGTAGAACCAACACCTCAAATAGTGATAGGGATAAAACACGACGGAGTGAAAAACGGAGGAGCTCTGATGATGGccataataatagtaatacgAAACGGACAAGAGATTCCAAGCACAATGATAAAAGTAAAAGCAGCGATGGTAAAACCCGCAGTAAATA A